Proteins co-encoded in one Selenihalanaerobacter shriftii genomic window:
- a CDS encoding flavodoxin family protein gives MKLAILYHSESGNTETVAGIIAEGASSAGNVEVKCMGIEDIDQGFLDEAAAVIFGCPTYLADFSWQIKKWFDTSHEFDLSGKLGAAFATENYLGGGADSALLTLAGHMLVKGMLVYSVGSAEGKPFTHYGAVCIKEGDAEQQERAKLFGSRVAAKALEIFE, from the coding sequence ATGAAATTAGCTATTTTATATCATAGCGAAAGTGGGAATACAGAGACAGTAGCAGGAATTATTGCTGAAGGAGCAAGTTCAGCAGGAAATGTTGAAGTAAAATGTATGGGAATTGAAGATATAGACCAAGGATTTTTAGATGAAGCAGCAGCTGTAATTTTTGGTTGTCCTACTTATTTAGCAGATTTTTCTTGGCAAATTAAAAAATGGTTTGATACATCTCATGAATTTGATCTTTCAGGTAAGTTAGGTGCTGCCTTTGCTACAGAAAATTATTTAGGTGGAGGAGCCGATTCGGCTTTATTAACATTAGCAGGACATATGTTAGTTAAAGGAATGTTAGTATATTCTGTTGGTTCAGCCGAAGGGAAACCTTTTACTCATTATGGAGCTGTATGTATTAAAGAAGGGGATGCTGAGCAACAGGAAAGAGCAAAACTATTTGGAAGTAGAGTTGCTGCTAAAGCATTAGAAATTTTTGAATAA
- the hslO gene encoding Hsp33 family molecular chaperone HslO has translation MKDNLIRVMTTNKEIRALAVNSTKVVKDAQQAHNTTPVATAALGRALSANLLMGSMVKTGHETGLKIIGDGPLNKIVAESNHYGEVRGYVGNPKIDFMTNKQGKLDVAGAIGNGKLIVRKNLGLKEPYEGSVPLISGEIGEDLTYYFTQSEQTPSAVGLGVLIDTDLSVKAAGGFIVQLLPEASEETIEQLEENLAKIESVSGLINQGLSPEELLEKVLDGFRFRTLTQRDVSYKCKCSKDRTKNLLVGLGREEIKEIIAEEGQVEIRCHFCGELYSYGKKEIDDLFDKVKNIDDQRKG, from the coding sequence GTGAAAGATAATTTAATCAGAGTAATGACTACAAATAAAGAGATTAGAGCTTTAGCAGTTAATTCAACTAAAGTTGTTAAAGATGCTCAACAGGCACATAATACAACACCAGTGGCAACAGCAGCTTTAGGAAGAGCGTTAAGTGCTAATTTATTGATGGGGTCTATGGTTAAAACTGGACATGAAACTGGTTTAAAAATTATTGGTGATGGTCCTTTAAATAAGATAGTTGCTGAATCTAATCATTACGGAGAGGTAAGAGGGTATGTTGGTAACCCTAAAATAGATTTTATGACTAATAAACAAGGAAAGTTAGATGTAGCTGGAGCTATTGGCAATGGTAAGTTGATTGTCCGTAAAAATTTAGGATTAAAGGAACCATATGAAGGTAGCGTACCTTTAATTTCTGGTGAGATTGGTGAAGACCTTACATACTATTTCACTCAATCAGAACAAACTCCTTCGGCTGTTGGATTAGGAGTTTTAATAGATACTGACCTTTCAGTTAAAGCTGCTGGTGGATTCATTGTTCAGTTATTACCAGAGGCTAGTGAAGAAACAATAGAACAATTAGAAGAAAACTTAGCAAAGATAGAATCAGTAAGTGGATTAATAAATCAAGGTTTAAGTCCTGAAGAGTTATTAGAAAAGGTTTTAGATGGTTTTAGATTTAGAACTTTGACTCAACGTGATGTTTCTTATAAATGTAAATGTAGTAAAGACCGTACTAAAAATTTATTAGTTGGTTTAGGCAGAGAAGAAATTAAGGAGATAATTGCAGAAGAGGGTCAGGTAGAAATTAGATGTCATTTTTGTGGTGAATTATACTCTTATGGAAAAAAAGAGATTGATGATTTATTTGATAAAGTTAAGAACATAGACGATCAAAGAAAAGGTTAA